The following proteins are co-located in the Oncorhynchus gorbuscha isolate QuinsamMale2020 ecotype Even-year linkage group LG22, OgorEven_v1.0, whole genome shotgun sequence genome:
- the nfatc4 gene encoding nuclear factor of activated T-cells, cytoplasmic 4: MGAAPGSGWEEGEFEFKLVFEEDPTRQLRGPSPLCNADQEHTIVGERTESALSLLESSNTESHLDTTHVGQPIGIPTPTYSSASQRAGMHSPPPRRALVREFSGTYESLPARSVQVSESHVLECPSIQITTISPEDVTAPAGSNFWDTGGGWDRERLYLPLMDPFCYREGSTGAGSLSPSPASSPSSRGWLSPASSCDSLLVEEEELNEVTSHFCLSPSSRPTSPGGKKRRNSPLASPCTSRRSSYSEDHSCTLEGEDSTSQSQAHNSSFELSIPQKTRKTSLEQVSPRDVEQDQCPAHSSHCPLPEPLQQIREVATMGMDYLSVPPALGWGRTRASAHSPMFRSNALPPLDWPLPTQFDQYELRIEVQPRPHHRAHYETEGSRGAVKASPGGHPVVTLTGYTERQPLSLQVFVGTADDRSIRPHPFYQIHRVTGKMVGTASQESVQAGTKILDIPLNPETNMTALIDCAGILKLRNSDIELRKGETDVGRKNTRVRLVFRTHLPLGLPVAPPGRMLALQVTSVPIECSQRSAQELPVVESVSVISCSVEGGEELLLGGSNFLPMSRVLFMERGTDGKLQWEEEAHVDRDNSSECLLCVQIPAYGDLSVNHPVSVCLYVSNGKRKRSSTHCFKYLPVMFKEDDPLLSHPSVLPLEEVTLCSMGGGSRVDRGLHLRNDPTPKERGLALHLPPYPSAYSPPYQGHGYQEEYCHKPEAVGDSRGSLSERRPSFENLELGFTELLPPLYPRVSQPPSPSPWLDSPYLSSSPSPSHSSSLSPFPAGSPISSSSLPPMTTSPYPHYPYPQEVCHSPPSNSSPYQDFYPPPYSHNEVWDHQGRGPREREAQAGSKMQTTPLEFASSSSIHHITLEEVNEFIGEDIRSFQSGSQTDGQPG; encoded by the exons atgggggctGCGCCGGGTTCTGGTTGGGAGGAGGGGGAGTTCGAGTTCAAGTTGGTTTTTGAGGAGGACCCGACGCGCCAACTCCGGGGCCCATCCCCGCTGTGCAACGCGGACCAGGAGCACACTATcgtgggggagaggacagagagcgccCTGTCGCTCCTAGAGTCGAGCAATACTG AGAGCCACCTGGATACCACTCACGTAGGCCAGCCAATCGGCATCCCTACCCCAACGTATTCTTCAGCCAGTCAAAGGGCTGGGATGCATTCACCGCCCCCCAGGCGTGCCTTGGTGAGGGAGTTCAGTGGGACCTATGAGAGCCTTCCAGCAAGATCTGTACAG gtgtCAGAGTCCCATGTGTTGGAGTGCCCTAGCATCCAGATCACCACTATCTCCCCAGAGGATGTTACTGCCCCAGCAGGAAGTAACTTCTGGGACACAGGTGGTGGATGGGACAGGGAGCGCCTCTACCTTCCCCTAATGGACCCATTCTGCTACCGCGAAGGCAGCACCGGCGCTGGGTCCCTGAGCCcaagccctgcctccagccccTCCTCTCGCGGCTGGCTCAGTCCTGCGTCCAGCTGTGATTCTctgctggtggaggaggaggagctcaATGAGGTCACCTCCCATTTCTGCCTGTCACCCTCCTCCCGGCCCACCTCACCGGGGGGTAAGAAGCGCAGGAACTCCCCTCTGGCCTCCCCCTGCACGTCCCGCAGGAGCAGCTACTCTGAGGACCACTCCTGTACCCTGGAGGGAGAAGACTCCACCTCTCAGTCACAAGCTCACAACAGCAGCTTTGAGCTGAGCATTCCACAGAAAACTAGGAAGACGTCACTGGAGCAG GTCTCCCCCAGGGATGTGGAGCAGGACCAGTGTCCAGCCCATAGCTCCCACTGCCCACTGCCAGAGCCACTGCAGCAAATAAGAGAGGTTGCAACCATGGGCATGGACTACCTGTCTGTGCCCCCTGCTCTGGGCTGGGGGAGGACCAGAGCCAGCGCCCACAGCCCTATGTTCAG ATCCAATGCTCTACCGCCACTTGATTGGCCACTGCCAACTCAGTTTGACCAATATGAGTTGCGTATCGAGGTGCAGCCCCGCCCACACCACCGAGCCCACTACGAGACAGAGGGAAGCAGAGGAGCCGTCAAGGCATCACCAGGGGGACATCCGGTTGTTACG CTGACTgggtacacagagagacagcccctTTCTTTGCAGGTGTTTGTGGGAACAGCTGATGACAGGTCCATTCGGCCTCATCCTTTCTATCAGATACACAG GGTAACAGGTAAGATGGTGGGTACTGCCAGTCAGGAGAGTGTACAGGCTGGCACCAAAATATTGGACATCCCCCTCAACCCAGAGACCAACATGACTGCCCT CATTGACTGCGCTGGCATTCTGAAGCTGAGGAACTCGGACATCGagctgaggaaaggagagacagatgtaggGAGGAAAAACACGCGTGTGCGCCTAGTGTTCCGTACCCACCTCCCCCTTGGCCTTCCCGTGGCCCCGCCTGGACGGATGCTGGCCCTGCAGGTTACATCTGTGCCTATTGAGTGCT CCCAGCGCTCTGCTCAGGAGCTGCCAGTGGTGGAGTCAGTCAGTGTCATATCGTGCTCtgtggaaggaggggaggagctaCTGTTGGGTGGATCTAACTTCCTGCCCATGTCCAGAGTGCTTTTTATGGAAAGAGGGACAG ATGGAAAGCTACAGTGGGAAGAGGAGGCACATGTTGACCGTGACAACAGTAGTGAG TGCTTGCTGTGTGTGCAAATTCCAGCCTATGGTGACCTGTCTGTGAACCACCCAGTATCTGTGTGCCTTTATGTCTCCAACGGGAAGAGGAAAAGGAGCAGCACTCACTGTTTCAAGTACCTGCCGG TCATGTTTAAAGAGGACGACCCTCTGCTCTCGCATCCCTCTGTCTTGCCCCTGGAGGAGGTGACACTCTGCTCCATGGGGGGGGGCAGCAGGGTGGACAGGGGTCTGCACCTGAGGAATGATCCCACGCCCAAGGAGAGAGGGCTAGCTTTGCACCTGCCCCCCTACCCTTCAGCCTACTCTCCCCCCTACCAAGGCCATGGCTACCAGGAGGAGTACTGCCACAAGCCTGAAGCTGTGGGTGACAGCAGAGGTTCTCTGTCAGAAAGACGCCCCAGCTTTGAGAACTTGGAGCTGGGCTTCACCGAGCTACTGCCTCCCCTGTACCCCAGAGTctcccaacctccctctccctccccatggcTGGACTCCCCATAcctgtcctcctccccctctccctcccactcctcctctctgagTCCCTTCCCCGCAGGcagccccatctcctcctcctctcttccccccatgACTACCTCACCCTACCCCCACTACCCCTACCCTCAGGAGGTCTGCCACTCGCCTCCTTCCAACTCCAGCCCGTATCAGGACTTCTACCCACCACCATACTCCCACAACGAGGTATGGGACCACCAGGGCAGGGGACCTCGGGAAAGGGAGGCTCAGGCTGGGTCTAAAATGCAGACGACCCCCCTGGAATTTGCCAGCTCATCATCTATTCACCACATTACATTAGAGGAAG TGAATGAGTTCATAGGAGAAGACATCAGATCGTTCCAGTCGGGCTCACAGACGGACGGCCAACCAGGATGA
- the ltb4r2b gene encoding leukotriene B4 receptor 2b → MAKNGSSLLHYLNRSTSTSILFTKDTVEDSSIVSNDATTATGALILGLVFLLGVPGNLFIIWSILARARQRSVTTLLILNLACADGFLMCLTIFFLIYLARQNWDFGDPMCKGLFYLCNTNMYASIFLITLMSLHRLIAVVWPHRLAALASKKMVVRAIAVLWALVFSISIPALVFRQVRYDHDEQNNTRLVCASNHSQSQYVVYQYTFETVVGFLVPYGVIVSSYVCILRRLRQTKFRRKVRSEKLILAIVVMFGIFWLPYHLNNIIQVVAEQFDDSSPTKKRLDMVWQPSRAVTSALAFISSCANPILYTFAGKSYIREDGIAFMARLFEGTSLDTGIKKGIGLKDASSFSSTGGNAVKNGKQTLV, encoded by the exons ATGGCTAAGAATGGCAGTTCCCTCCTCCATTATCTCAACAGGTCCACTTCCACCTCTATCCTCTTCACCAAAGACACTGTTGAGGATTCCAGCATCGTGAGTAATGACGCCACCACAGCCACAGGAGCCCTCATCTTGGGCCTGGTCTTCCTCCTCGGCGTCCCAGGAAACCTCTTCATCATTTGGAGCATCCTGGCCCGTGCCCGCCAACGCTCCGTTACCACCCTCCTCATCCTCAACCTTGCGTGCGCCGATGGCTTTCTCATGTGCCTTACCATCTTTTTCCTAATTTATCTGGCCAGGCAGAACTGGGACTTTGGCGATCCCATGTGCAAGGGGCTGTTTTACCTATGCAACACTAACATGTACGCCTCCATCTTCCTCATCACGCTGATGAGCCTGCACAGGCTAATTGCAGTGGTGTGGCCCCATCGATTGGCGGCCCTGGCCAGCAAGAAGATGGTGGTGCGGGCAATAGCTGTGCTCTGGGCCCTAGTGTTCTCAATTTCTATCCCTGCTCTGGTGTTCAGGCAGGTGAGGTATGATCATGATGAACAGAACAACACCCGCCTGGTGTGTGCCTCAAATCACTCCCAGTCTCAATAT GTGGTGTACCAGTACACCTTTGAGACAGTAGTGGGATTCCTGGTTCCGTATGGGGTTATAGTGAGCAGCTACGTCTGCATCCTGAGACGCCTCAGACAGACCAAGTTCCGTCGTAAGGTCCGCAGTGAGAAACTCATCCTGGCCATCGTTGTGATGTTTGGCATCTTCTGGTTGCCATATCACCTCAATAACATAATACAG GTGGTGGCTGAACAGTTTGATGACAGCTCACCAACGAAAAAGAG ACTAGATATGGTATGGCAGCCCAGTCGTGCTGTGACCTCCGCTCTAGCCTTCATCAGCAGCTGTGctaaccctattctctacaccTTTGCTGGAAAATCCTACATCAGAGAGGACGGCATTGCCTTCATGGCTCGGCTCTTCGAGGGGACATCCCTGGACACTGGGATAAAGAAGGGAATTGGACTAAAAGATGCGTCGTCT